The proteins below are encoded in one region of Hordeum vulgare subsp. vulgare chromosome 3H, MorexV3_pseudomolecules_assembly, whole genome shotgun sequence:
- the LOC123440243 gene encoding carotenoid cleavage dioxygenase 8 homolog B, chloroplastic — protein MSATISSSLRTVAALSGRPGRRASQPGGNKRAVAQPLAASAVTEAPPAVISPAPPRPVVGAPRRRGGRGVDGGADELVAWKSVRQERWEGALEVEGNLPTWLDGTYLRNGPGLWDLGDYGFRHLFDGYATLVRVSFRDGQAVGAHRQIESEAYKAARQHGKVCYREFSEVPKPDGFMSFVGQMASLFSGNSLTDNSNTGVVRLGDGRVLCLTETVKGSIVIDPDTLDTVSKFEYEDKLGGLIHSAHPIVTDTEFWTLIPDLIRPGYVVARMEAGSNERQFVGRVDCRGGPAPGWVHSFPVTENYVVVPEMPLRYCAANLLRAEPTPLYKFQWHLESGSYMHVMCKASGKIVASVEVPPFVTFHFINAYEEKDEEGRVTAIIADCCEHNADTSILDNLRLHNLRAFTGEDVLTDARVGRFRIPLDGSPFGELEAALDPEEHGRGMDMCSINPAHLGKEYRYAYACGARRPCNFPNTLTKIDLVEKTAKNWHEEGAVPSEPFFVPRPGAVEEDDGVAISMVSAKDGSGYALVLDAKTFKEIARAKFPYGLPYGLHCCWVPRDK, from the exons ATGTCTGCCACCATATCATCTTCGCTCCGCACCGTCGCCGCCCTGTCTGGCCGGCCGGGCCGTCGGGCCAGCCAGCCCGGAGGCAACAAGCGGGCGGTGGCGCAGCCTCTCGCCGCTAGCGCGGTCACGGAGGCGCCGCCGGCAGTCATATCCCCGGCGCCGCCACGCCCGGTCGTCGGTGCTCCGCGGCGCCGCGGTGGCCGCGGCGTCGACGGTGGCGCCGACGAGCTCGTGGCGTGGAAGAGCGTCCGGCAGGAGAGGTGGGAGGGCGCGCTGGAAGTGGAGGGAAACCTCCCGACGTGGCTG GATGGCACGTACCTGAGGAACGGCCCGGGACTATGGGACCTCGGGGACTACGGCTTCCGCCACCTGTTCGACGGCTACGCGACGCTGGTGCGCGTCTCGTTCCGCGACGGGCAGGCCGTGGGCGCGCACCGGCAGATCGAGTCGGAGGCGTACAAGGCGGCGCGCCAGCACGGCAAGGTGTGCTACCGCGAGTTCTCGGAGGTGCCCAAGCCGGACGGATTCATGTCCTTCGTCGGGCAAATGGCGAGCCTCTTCTCCGGCAACTCCCTCACCGATAACTCCAACACCGGCGTCGTCAGGCTCGGCGACGGCCGCGTGCTCTGCCTCACGGAGACCGTCAAGGGGTCCATCGTCATCGACCCGGACACGCTGGACACGGTGAGCAAGTTCGAGTACGAGGACAAGCTGGGCGGGCTGATCCACTCGGCGCACCCGATCGTCACCGACACCGAGTTCTGGACGCTGATCCCGGACCTGATCCGGCCCGGCTACGTGGTGGCGAGGATGGAGGCCGGGAGCAACGAGAGGCAGTTCGTGGGCAGGGTGGACtgccgcggcggaccggcgcccgGGTGGGTGCACTCGTTCCCGGTCACCGAGAACTACGTGGTCGTGCCGGAGATGCCGCTCCGGTACTGCGCCGCGAACCTCCTACGCGCCGAGCCCACGCCTCTCTACAAGTTCCAGTGGCACCTCGAGTCCGGGAGCTACATGCACGTCATGTGCAAGGCCAGCGGCAAGATC GTGGCGAGCGTGGAGGTGCCGCCGTTCGTGACGTTCCACTTCATCAACGCGtacgaggagaaggacgaggaggggcGTGTGACGGCGATCATCGCCGACTGCTGCGAGCACAACGCCGATACCTCCATCCTCGACAACCTCCGTCTCCACAATCTCCGGGCATTCACCGGCGAGGACGTCCTCACCGATGCCAG GGTGGGGCGGTTCAGGATACCACTGGACGGCAGCCCGTTCGGGGAGCTGGAGGCGGCGCTGGACCCGGAGGAGCACGGGCGCGGCATGGACATGTGCAGCATCAACCCCGCCCACCTCGGCAAGGAGTACCGCTACGCCTACGCCTGCGGCGCGCGCCGGCCCTGCAACTTCCCCAACACGCTCACCAAGATCGACCTGGTGGAGAAGACGGCCAAGAACTGGCACGAGGAGGGCGCCGTGCCGTCCGAGCCCTTCTTCGTGCCGCGCCCCGGCGCCGTCGAGGAAGACGAcg GCGTGGCGATATCCATGGTGAGCGCCAAGGACGGGTCGGGCTACGCGCTGGTGCTGGACGCCAAGACCTTCAAGGAGATTGCCAGGGCCAAGTTCCCCTACGGGCTGCCCTACGGCTTGCACTGCTGCTGGGTGCCCAGGGACAAGTGA